The following coding sequences lie in one Deinococcus sp. JMULE3 genomic window:
- the cas7c gene encoding type I-C CRISPR-associated protein Cas7/Csd2 codes for MTEAHLNPTVLNPEVRHEFVLLFDVTNGNPNGDPDAGNLPRIDPESGHGLVTDVALKRKVRNYVDALRGQEERFKIYVQQGAILNNQHGRAYTALGKDPKKDKTQKDISAARQWMCDNFFDVRTFGAVMSTEVNAGQVRGPVQFTFARSQDPILGLDFAITRVALTNPDKKQDATDETARSGTMGRKAFVPYGLYMAHGFYVPTFAADTGFGAEDLKVLWQALENMWDLDRSASRGLTACRGLYVFSHDSKLGNAPAHKLLGRITLKRTNNELAPREFKDYDVQVDDANLPQGVTLTRLVEG; via the coding sequence ATGACTGAAGCCCACCTGAACCCCACCGTGCTCAACCCGGAAGTCCGCCATGAATTCGTCCTGCTGTTTGACGTGACGAACGGCAACCCGAACGGCGACCCGGACGCCGGAAACCTGCCCCGCATCGACCCGGAAAGCGGACACGGTCTGGTCACGGACGTCGCCCTGAAACGCAAGGTCAGGAACTACGTGGACGCCCTGCGCGGCCAGGAGGAACGCTTCAAGATTTACGTGCAGCAGGGTGCGATCCTGAACAACCAGCACGGCCGGGCGTACACGGCGCTGGGCAAGGACCCGAAAAAGGACAAAACCCAGAAGGACATCAGCGCGGCGCGGCAGTGGATGTGCGACAACTTCTTCGACGTGCGGACCTTCGGCGCCGTCATGAGCACGGAGGTGAACGCCGGGCAGGTGCGCGGCCCCGTGCAGTTCACGTTCGCCCGCAGCCAGGACCCGATTCTCGGCCTGGATTTCGCGATCACCCGCGTAGCCCTCACGAACCCCGACAAGAAACAGGACGCGACCGACGAAACCGCCCGTAGTGGCACGATGGGCCGCAAGGCTTTTGTCCCCTACGGCCTTTACATGGCCCATGGGTTTTACGTGCCGACCTTCGCCGCCGACACGGGCTTTGGCGCTGAAGACCTGAAGGTGCTGTGGCAGGCGCTGGAGAACATGTGGGACCTGGACCGCAGCGCCAGTCGAGGCCTGACCGCCTGCCGGGGCCTCTACGTGTTCAGCCACGACAGCAAACTCGGCAACGCGCCCGCTCACAAGCTGCTGGGGCGCATCACCTTGAAGCGCACGAACAATGAACTGGCCCCGCGAGAATTCAAGGATTACGACGTGCAGGTGGACGACGCGAACCTGCCGCAAGGCGTGACCCTGACCCGCCTCGTGGAAGGCTGA